In Kutzneria kofuensis, the DNA window CCGGCTCCACCCGGAGCTGAACCGGCTGACGGGCCGGCCGCTGGGCGCGCTGACGTTGTTCGACCGGGTGAGCGCGGCGGCGTCGGCCTGAGTTGTCCACAGCCGGTGGGCAACCCCCGTGCACAGCGAACCCCGGCGGATCGGCGCTCAAATGCGCTGCTCACCGGGGTTTTCACAATCTGGACACGATTGCTGTCCACCGGCTGTCACCAGGTTGTCCACAACCATCCCCAGGTTGTCCACAGGTCCTCACCAGGGCGGGGGACAACCGGCTCGCCGACCAATTTGTCGTGGGCCGTTCGGGGTACCGTTCTTGACATGTCCCCGAACACCACCACCAAGTTCCACGAGCTGCTCAAGGCGCAGATCCGCAACGAGTTCACGGCTTCGCAGCAGTACGTCGCGATCGCGGTCTGGTTCGACGACCAGGACCTGCCCCGACTGGCCGGGCACTTCTACCGGCAGTCGCTCGAGGAGCGCAATCACGCGATGATGATCGTGCAGTACCTGCTGGACAACGACGTGCGGGTGGCCATCCCCGGCGTCGGCGAGGTGCGCAACGACTTCGAGAACGTGCGCGAGCCGGTCGAGCTGGCCCTGCAGCAGGAGCGCACGGTCACCGAGGAGATCACCACGCTGGCCCGCGCCGCCCGCGACGAGGGCGACTACATCGGCGAGCAGTTCATGCAGTGGTTCCTCAAGGAGCAGGTCGAGGAAGTCTCCTCCATGTCGACCCTGCTGCACACGGTGGACCGCGCCGGCACCAACGTGTTCCACATCGAGGACTTCCTCAGCCGCGAGAACGTCGGCGCCGAGGGCGCCGACCCGACCGCGCCCCGGGTGGCCGGCGGCGCGATCTGAGCAACGGAGAGCAGGCCGGCCCACCCGGACTGCCGGTGGGTGTGCCGGTCTGAACGCCGGGCGCGTGTGGTGAATCGCGGCCGGGCGGTCGCGGACGTCGAATGCGCCTACTGGTAGCAGTCCTGGCTGGCCAATTCCAGCCGGATGTCGGTGACCAGGTGGTTCCTGAGCGTCAGCCAGTAGTGCGCGCTCGGGTTGCCGGGCACCGGCGTCACCCACTCGTCGTGGCCGATGTGCGGCTTGGACTGGTCGGGGTACACGGCGCGGACGTCGTCCTCGGACGACCCGTCGTAGATCCCCTCGGGGGTCTCGGCGTTCGTCCGGCCGCCGATCCGGACCAGTCCGTACTTGGGCGAGAACACCAGCGAGTAGTGATACCCGGCAGCGGGGTGGCCGGCCCAGTCGTAGCCCAGGCAGCCGGCCGCGTTCTGGGGCTCGGAGTTGGCCTGGATCAGGCCGGTGGCCTCCGCCTCGTCGACGGTCATGCCCAGCCGCAGCGGGCCGACGGTGGTGGGGCCGAACGCGAGCGGATTCGCGGGCGGCTTGGCCTTGGTCGGCGTTGAGCTGGACGTCGTGGTAGTCGACGTCGCCGTGGTGTGCGTCGGCTCCTCGGTGGTGGCCGGGGGCGGCACGACGGTGGTGCGCGGCGCATCGGTGGTCGTGGTCGAGCTGGGCGGTGGCGTCGTGGTGGTGGTCAGCCCGGAACTCTCGGCGGCGGCCAGCGGCGTGCGCTGTGGAGCGTCACCGCTGACGCCGAAGGCGGTGCCGGCGACCAGCATCGTCGCCACGGACAGCATGCCGCCGCCGAAGACCACGCCGGCCCGGCGCCGACGAACGCGGCGTGCCCCGGTGACGATGACGCGGTCGGCCTCGGGCCGGACGGGCACGTCCAGGCGATCGTCGGCGAAGAGCTTGCGCAGCTCGTCGTCGAGGTCCACCGGTCACCTCCCCTCCAGGCTCGATCGCAGCGTGACCAGCGCCTTGCTCGCCTGGCTCTTCACCGTCCCCTTGCTGATGCCGAGCGTCTCGGCGATCTCCGCCTCGGACAGCCCCTCGTAGTAACGCAACACGATGACGGCTCGTTGCCGCGGCGGCAACCCTCGCAGAGCCTGCCACAGCGGCTCGTTGTCCAGCCGGTCGAACTGCTCGAACGCGTTGTCGGGCAGCTCGGCGACCAGGCTTTCGCGGCGGGTCCGCCGCCAGAGGCTGACGTGCGCGTTGGCCATCGCCTTGCGCACGTAGGCCAGCGGCTCGTCACAGAAGGCCCGGCGCCCCAGCCACCGCGAGCCCACCTTCTCCAGCACGGTCTGCACGAGATCGGCCGCGTCGTGCGGATTTCCGGTCAGCGCGTGGCCGTATCTGAGCAGGCCGGGCAACGCGATCCGAACGAACTCGGCGAAGTCGGTGTCGGCCGCGGTGGCGGTTGCCCGCACCTCCCGCTGCGCCGGCACGACCGTCCATGTGCCGCTGCTCTCCGCCCCCACAACACTGAGTGGTGCGCCCACTTCGTGATCCCCTCCCCTGTGACCAACTGTTAGAAGGTCGCGTGGGAGGGGCGGAGGTTGCGGCGTTGAAAGGTTACAATTCAGCCAACTCCTTGGGCAGGCGGAAACCGCCTTCCGCCGTTCGAGGGAACTCCATCGCGGCCACCACGGCGCCGACGTTGACCGGTCCGTACACGTGGGGGAACCAGATGCCGGCGGGGTGCGGGGGCACGCCGGCCTCCCAGCGCACCGGGGCGTCCAGTGCCGCCGGGTCGATGACCAGCAGCAGCAGGTCGTCCCGGCCGGCGAACACCGCCTCGGCCGGCAGGTGCACGGTGCCGAAGTCGGAGCAGTGCACGAAGCCGACCTCGTCCAGCGAGGCGGGCACCAGCGCGCCCTCCTGCTCGGCCGCCTCCCACTCGTCCCGCGAGCAGATGTGCAAGATCACGAGTTATCCACATCCTCCTGTGGACAGCCGTTATCCGCTGTGGACAACCGGCCGTCGCTGTGGGCAAAGGCTTTCAGCGCAGCGTGACCTGGCGTCCCCGCAAGCCGTCGAGTGCCCGCCGCTCGGCGTCGGTCAGCTGGCTGTCCACAGCCAGCGCCGCGTCGAGCCGGCTGCCGAGCGCCTCCGCGCCGGGCTCCCACTCGCGCACGTGCAGCTCTGAGTCGAGGTCCCAGACCGGCACCAGCAGGCCGTGCGCACGGAACGAGCCGGCGTACCGGGAACCCTCGCCGAGGTGCAGCTCGTCGCGGGCGGCCAGCCGGGCCATCGCCTTGAGCAGCTGCTCCTCCGGCTCCGGCCGCACCCAGCGCAGGTGCGCCTTGTCGCCGGCGTCCACCCAGTACGCGGCGTTGAGGCCGGCGCCGGCGAGCCGGGCGCTGGGCATGATCGCGGCGTTGGCCCGCTCCAGGGAGAGCGCGACGTCGCCGGTCGGCTGCGTGTCCTCCGGCAGCCACCAGGCGAAGTCCTCGTGCAGCGTCGGCAGCAACGGCTCGTCGACCTTGAGCACGTCCTGGAGCCGGCCCGGCTCGGAGCCGTCGTCGACGCCGACGACCGGCAGCGCGTCGCCCGGCTCGGCGGTCAGCACCCAGCGGATCGCCCGGGCCAGGTCGCGGGACAGGTCGCCGGAGCGGGTCTGCACCTGGAGCCCGACGAACGCCGTGCCGTCGGCGCGGACCAGCGCGGCCGCGGCCATCGGCAGCACGGTGGCTAGCGTGACGCTGCGGTCGTGCGGCTCGGCCAACGTGAGCGGCGCCGTCGCCGACGGCACGAACTCACGCAGCGCGATCAGCTCCGGCTCCGCGGCCAGCCCCTCGAAGGGCCGCGCCACCATGACGTCCGCCGGCCCGCCCGCCATACCGTGGCACGCCTTGTACCGCTTGCCCGAGCCACACGGACATGCCTGCCGCGGGTTGATCCCGTCGGCCGTGGCCGTTGTCCTCGCCGCGCGCTTGACAGCCGTCCGCCTGGACACGGTTCCTCCTCGCAGTGGGGCCCGGGTCACTCCCCGGGTAGGGACTGGGCGACCGTAGCCGACGGCCCGGACTCCAGGTGGCGACGGGTGTGCGCGGGGGCGTTGGTGGCGAGGTAGCGCACGCCGGCACGCCGGCACAGGTCGATGTCGGCGGGCTCGTCGACCGTCCAGCAGTAGGTGTCGTGGCCCTGCTCGGCGCAGCGGGCGACGTAGTCCGGGTCCTCACGCAGCAGATGTACGCCCGGACCGGTGATGTCGGCCCAGTCAGGCAGCGCCCCGCCGCGCAGGCCGGGCTGGAACCGGTCGAGCAGCAGCACGGTCGGCAGCTTCGGCGCCTGCTGGCGGACGCGGCGGACCGCCATGCGGGAGAAGGACATCACGACCACGCGCGACTCCTCCTTGCTGACCGGCGTGCTCAGGCCGTGCCGGCGGAGCTGGGCGACCAGCTTCGCCTCGACCAACCCCGTGTAGCGAACCGGGTGCTTGGTCTCGATGAACAGCTTCACGTGCTTCGGGCTGTCCTTGAGCAGGCCGAGCAGGTCGTCGAGGGTGAGCAGGCCGCGCTCACGGAGGTCCGCGGAGGGCTGGCCGATCGGCTCGTGCATCAGGTCGTCGGCGGATTCCGGCAGTTCGTGGTGCCACTGGCCGAAGTCCAGCTCGGCCAGCTTGGCCAGGGTGAGCGTGCTGACCACGCCGCGGCCCGTCGACGTGCGGTTGACCGTGCGGTCGTGCACGCACACCAGGTGGCCGTCCCTGGTCAGGCGGATGTCGCACTCGAGGCCGTCCGCGCCCTGCTGGAGGGCGAGTTCGTAGGCCGCCCGGGTGTGTTCGGCGCGGTGCTCGGAGGCGCCGCGGTGCGCGACGATCTCGGGTCTCACGGCCGCATCATGCGGCAATCGAGTGAACGCCGGGTGACCGGGTCCACGCTGGACCACGGACGGGTGAGCGAATTACCGTCGGTCACCATGACGACGTTCGACCCGAAGGACCCGGCGTTCATCGCGGATCCCTACCCCGTGTTCGCGCAGATGCGGGCCGAGGGCGAGGTGCACCGGCACGCCGACTTCGGGCTGCCGGTCACGCTCTCGCATGCGGCGTCCGCCGCCGTGCTGCGGCACCGGGGCCTCGGCCGGATCTGGTCGGACGCCAAGCCGGTGGACGCCTTCGCCGCGTTCAACCTGCTGCACCGCAACTCGCTGCTGGAGAACGAACCGCCGACGCACACCCGGCTGCGGCGCTTGGTGTCCGGCGCTTTCGGCCGTGGCCACATCGAGCGGCTGCGGCCGTGGATCGGCGAGCTGGCCGGCCGTCTCGTGGACGACGTCGTCGCGCACATCGATGCCGACGGCGACGCCGACCTGCTCGAACTGGTCGCCGCGCCGCTGCCCGTCGAGGTGATCGCCGAGCTGCTCGGCGTGCCGACCGAGGACCGGGCGCTGCTGCAGCCGTGGTCGAACACGATCGTCAAGATGTACGAGTTCGGGCTGCCCGAGGAGCAGCGGGCACGGGCCGAGCAGGCCGCCGCCGAGTTCGTCGGCTACCTGCGTGAGCTGATCGCCTTGCGGCGCAAGAACCCCGGCAGCGATCTCGTCAGCGATCTCGTCGCCGAGACCGACGCCGACGGCGGCAAGCTGACCGAGGACGAGTTGGTCGCCACCGCCGTGCTGCTGCTGATGGCCGGGCACGAGGCGACCGTCAACGTGATCGGCAACGGCGTGCTCGCGCTGATGCGGCACCGCGACCAGTGGCAGCGGCTCGTCGACGACCCCGGCCTGCTCGCCACTGCCGTCGAGGAGCTGATCCGCTTCGACTCGCCGCTGCAGCTGTTCGAGCGAACCGCCACCACCGAGGTCGAGATAGCCGGTGTCACCCTGCGCCCCGGCGACAAGATCGCCGCCCTGCTCGGCGCCGCCGCACGGGATCCACTCGTGTTCGCCCAGCCGGACGTGCTGGACATCGGCCGCTCGCCCAACCCCCACCTCGGCTTCGGCGCCGGCATCCACTACTGCGTCGGCGCGCCGCTGGCCCGCATCGAGGTGTCGGCGACGCTTCAGGCACTGGCCCAGCGGCTGCCCAAGCTGGAACTCGCCGCCGAACCCGTGCGGCGGGCCGAGTTCGTCATCCGAGGGCTCAGCTCACTGCGCCTGACCAGCAATTAGCGCGGTGAGGCCACGGTGCGCACGGCGCGCAGGGGTGGTTCGGGGGCGTCGGCGACCTTGACCACGCGGAGTCGGTGCACGGTCGCCGGGTCGACGGGTTCGAGCAGCTGGGTGACGCGGCTGACGAACAGGGCGCCGGAGCCGGCGACGAAGGCGGCCACGAGGTCGGCGAGCAGGTGGAGTTCGACGCCGTTGGCGAGGGCCTGGACGCTGGTGCCGAAGATCGTCACGAGCCAGACGACGGCGAACAGGAGCTCGCCGGCGACCCAGGCGATCCACCAGAGCAGCAGCAGACGGGAGGGGCTGGGGCGCTGGTCGACGGGCTTGCGGGCGGCGGCGTGTTCGAGCTCGGCGAGGACGGAGCCGGCGACGGCCAGGTTCAGGCCGGGCACGAGCAGGCCGATGAGCACGTCCCGGACGGAGCGGGCGGGCCGCTGGCCGGAGACGACGGAGGCGACGTCGCGGGCACGGAGCACCCAGAGGACGGCGAGCACGAGGGAAGCCAGGGCGGCGAGCCCGGAGACGACGCCGGCGGTGACGACGAGGGCGTCGGAGAAGGCGACGACGGTACGGGACAGGGCGCCGCTGCGGCTGAGGATGAGCAGCACGTACCGCCACCCCTCACCGACGACGGCGACGCCGAGCGCGGCGGTGGTGACCCAGAGGGTGGCGACGAGGTTCCGGGCCAGCATCCGCAGCTGGTCGAGGGGCTTGGGCTTGGCCTTACGCCCCAACGAGACCGGCCAACGCCAGCTGAGCTGTGGAAATCCCCACCGGGGCGGCACGGGGTAGGACGGCGGCCCGGTGTACGGCAGCGGCCGCCGGGGCACGGACCGGGACGCGCCGGGCTGCGGTGGCGGGGTCGCCACCCACTGCCACCGCCCGGCCATCGTCAGATCACCTCGGGAACGACGCCCTCGGCGGCGACCAGCGGCAGCCCCTGCTGGTGCCACACCTGCATGCCGCCGGCGACGTTGACGGCGTCCCAGCCGCTCTGGTTGAGGTACATGGTGGCCCGAGCGGACCGGCCGCCCATGCGGCAGACCACGTACACCTCACCGCTGTCCTGTGGCACCTCGCCGATGCGCTCGGCCAGCTCGCCGAGGGGGATGTGGATGGCCTGCGGGGCGTGTCCGGCCGCCCACTCGTCGTCCTCGCGCACGTCGAGCAGCACGGCGTCGACGGGCACCTGGTCGACCGACGTGGTCGGCACCTCCTGCGGCATCATGCCCCGAATGCTGCCACGCGACGGCGTGGGACAGGCGTGAACCCCACCTCAGCCGAGCGCGGCGATGCGCTCCCCGACGGTGGCGAGCTGGTCCTCGGTCAGCGGCAGCGAGTGCCGGCCGGCGCCTTCCGGCACGGCGAGGGTGCCGGGTTCGGCGTTGGCGACCTGGGTCCAGTCGGTGCTGGCGAAGCCTTCGGCGGTGATCACGTACAGCCGGTGCGCGGGCGTGTACACCCGCAACGCCTGCGACGGATGCCCGGGGTCGTAGTCCAACGGGGCGTAGAGCTGCATGACGGTGCCGTCGGGCAGGGACTTGCGCCGCGGCGGGGTGCATTCGCCGCCGACGAACTGGTCGTTGTCGGCGGCCTGCGCCGGCGTGCCGCTGAAGCCGTGCACCTCGACGTAGACGCTGCCGCCGCCACCGGAGTCGACGACGTCCGCCCAGGTGCTGGCCAGCACCGCGTCGGCGGTGGGCTTGTTGGTGGTGCGGGTGATCTTCATGGTCGCTTTGGGCGAGACCTCGTGCAGCGACGCGAGCAGCGTCTTGTTCACGCGGTCCAGGTCCACAGGGGAGTTCTGGGGAGTGCCGGGCACGCTCAGCCCGCTGGTGCAGTCCTTGCCGTCCGCCGCGGTGGCCCGTGTGGAAGGGATCACCCAGCCGGACAGCGTCGACGTGCGCGAGGCGCTCGAGGTCGACGCGACGCCGAGTTGGTTCGCCGGCAGCCCGCCGCCGGGCAGGGCGCCGCGCAGCACCGACGTCGCGACACCGACACCGGCCACGACGGCGACCACGCCGAGGGCGGCCCCGATGCGACGGGTGCGCAGCCGGCGGCGGCCGCGCCGCACGACGTCGTCCAGGGCGGTATGCACCGGTGGCGGCGTCTGGGCGGAGACCTCGGCGCGCAGCAGGGCGAGCAGTTCCTCGTCCTCGGTGTCCACGCTGCTCACCCCGCCGCCTGCAACAAGCCGGTCACGGCACCGTACGCCTTGCGGAGGGTGGCCAGGCCACGGGAGGTCTGACTCTTGACGGTGCCGGTGGTGCAGCCCAGGGCGTCGGCGACCTCCTCGACGGATAGGTCCTCGATGAACCGCAGCACGAGCACGGCCCGCTGCCGCGCCGGCACCTCCTGCAGGGCCTTCAGCAGCGACGGCCGGTCCTCGACGCTGGAGGTGTCCTGCTCGACGACGACTTCCGGCGGCTCGGCCATCACCTGCTCACGCCGCCGGCCCCGGCGTTTGGTGTCGAGGAACGCCCTGGTCAGCACGGTGTGCAGGTACGCGTCGGCGCTGTCGATGCGCACCTTGTTCCAGCGCCCGTACATGCTCACGAACGCGGTCTGGGCGATCTCCTCGGCCTCCAGCCAGTTGCCGCACAGCGCATGCGCCATTCGCCGTGCGCTGTCGAAGCGGCTGGTGAAGAAGTCGGCGAAGCCGTCGTCGCGGTTTGCCACCACGTCTGGGGGGACGCTCCGTCCCCCGAACGGGTTGCGCACGGGCGTCAGGCCGTGGAGGACGAGCGCCGTGACCGCAACCGCGGCCGGATGGCCAGCCGACGGTGCCGGCCGTCGGTCTGCCCATCGCCGAACCGCAGCACGTCCCGGTCGCGGGTGAAGCCGAGCGGGTCGGGGGCGTGCAGCCGCAGCATGATCCGGTTGACGTCCTCGGGCCGCCGCCGGTGGGTGGCCTTGCTGACGATGATCATGGTGATGAACGCGGCCGGCACGGTGATCAGCGCCGGTTGCTGCAGCACGGCGGGCGCCCAGTTGCCGGTGTAGCCGCTGACGATGTTGCCGATCAGCGCCAGCGCGACCAGGGTGCCGCCGAGCACCATGCCGGCGCCGGCGCCGACCCAGGTCAGGCCCCGCCACCAGATGCCGAGCATCAGCACCGGGCAGAAGGTGGACGCGGCCATCGCCAGCGCCATGCCGACGCCGAGCGACACGTCGTTGCTCCGGAGCAGCAGCGCGCCGACCAGCGGCGCGACCACGACCAGCACGGTCGACCACCGGAAGTCCCGGACCCGGCCGCGGGAGACGTCGGTGGAGACCACGCCGGCCAGGCTGACCAGCAGCCCGGACGAGGTCGACATGAACGCGGCGAACGCGCCGGCCGCGACCACGGCGCCCAGTATCTGGCCGACGATGCCGGGCACCATCGCGGACGGCAGCAGCAGCACGGCCGCGTCGGTCTTGCCGGTGACCAGTAGCTGCGGTTCGTAGATGCGGGACAGCGCGGCCAGTAAGGCCGGGAACAGGTAGAAGGTGCCGAGCAGCAGCAGCACGTGCAGCGTGGTGCGGCGGGCCGAGCGGCCGTCGGGGTTGGTGTAGAAGCGGGCCAGCACGTGCGGCAGGCCGAGAATGCCCAGGAACGTGGCGAAGATCAGCGAGTAGGTGTCGAACAGCTCGGGCAGCCCGCCGGACTGCGGCCGCAGCCAGTCGGCATTGCTCTGCACGGCGCCGTCGACCATCGGCACGGCGCTGCCGGCGCTGAAGGTCAGCTGCGTCTTCGGCCCGATGTCCTGCCTGCTCACCCCCCACACGGCCGGTCCGTCCACCCGCTGCCCGTTCACCCAACCGTGCACCGCGGGCAGCCGGACGGGGTGCTCGACGCGCAGCTTCACGGACTGCTCCAGGGTCACCGTGGTGTCCCGGGTGAACATCGGCGGTCCGTCGGCGGCCAGGCTCTGCTGCCCGTCCGGCGGCCCGCCGCCGGCGAACACCACGCACAGCACGAACGCCGGCACGGCGATCGCGAACAGCTTCACCCAGTACTGGAACGCCTGGACCAGGGTGATCGCGCGCATGCCGCCGCTGAGCACGTTGACCACGACGACAACCGTGACGACAACCATGCCGAGCCAGTCCGGCGCCCACGGCAGCACGCTGTTCAACGTCAGCCCGGCGCCCTGCAGCTGCGGGATCAGGTAGATGTAGCCGATCGCCACGGTGATCACGGCGGCGACGCCGCGCAGGCCGCGGGAGCCGAGCCGGGCCTCGACGAAGTCGGGCAGCGTGTACGCCCCCGAGCGGCGCAGCGGGGCCGCCACGAACAGCAGCAGCGCCAGGTAGCCGGCGGTGAAGCCGATGGCGTACCAGAGCTCGTCGGGCCCGTTCTTGAGGACGAGGCCGACGATGCCGATGAACGAGGCCGCGGACAGGAACTCGCCGGCGATGGCGGCCGCGTTCTGGTGGACCGACACGCGGCGGCGGGCGACCAGGAAGTCGCGGGTGGTGTTGGCCGAGCGGGAACCGTGATAACCCAGGTAGAACGTGCCGAGCACGATGATCGCGATGCTCACGCACGCCAGCGCGTTGATCCCCATGTCAGTGGTCGACCATGCTCACGAAGTCGCGCTCGTGCCGTTCCGCTCGCCGCACGTACCACACGCCCAGCCCGTAGAGCAGCGGATACGGCAGCGCGCCGAGCAGCACCCACGGCAGCCGGACGCCGAAGACCGTCAGGTCGCCGAAGGACGGGAACAGGAAGAACAGCAGCGGCAGGCTGGCGATCGTGACGATGAGCAGCACGGCCATCCAGAACGAGGTGCGGAACTGCGCCCACACCAGGCTGCGCACCAGGTGCTCGCCGACGCTGGTCTGCTCCTCCAGCTCGACGATCGTGCGGGCGACCGTCCGCGAGCCCTTCGCCTCGGCCAGCACGACCTTCTTGCGCCGCGGCGGCTTGCGGGGCGCCTGCGGCTGCTCGACCGGCACCAGCTCGGTCGAGGGCTCCCCGGGCGTCCGCTCACCCGTCATGTGCCGGCGCCCCAGCCGTGCTTGGGCTGTCGGACCAGCCGGTCCTTGAGTTCACGGGTGTGCCGCCGGCTGACCGGCAGCTCCTTCTCGTCGGTGCCGGCGCCGACCACCACGGTGTAGCCGGACGAGCCCATCCGCAGCTCGGTGACCAGCGGCAGGGACACCAGGAACGACCGGTGGATGCGGATGAAGCCGGCCTCGGCCCAGCGCTCCTCCAGCTGGGCCAGCGGGATGCGGACCAGGTGGCTGCCCTCGGCGGTGTGCAGCCGGGCGTAGTCGCCCTGGGCCTCCACGTACCGCACGGTGGAGCGGGGCACCAGTTTGGTGGTGCCGGCCAGCTCGACCGGGATCACCTCGTCGTCGTTCTGCTGCTCGACGACGCCGCCGACCGGGGCGGGCGGGACCGCGGTGAGCAGCCGGAACTT includes these proteins:
- a CDS encoding ferritin, with protein sequence MSPNTTTKFHELLKAQIRNEFTASQQYVAIAVWFDDQDLPRLAGHFYRQSLEERNHAMMIVQYLLDNDVRVAIPGVGEVRNDFENVREPVELALQQERTVTEEITTLARAARDEGDYIGEQFMQWFLKEQVEEVSSMSTLLHTVDRAGTNVFHIEDFLSRENVGAEGADPTAPRVAGGAI
- a CDS encoding SigE family RNA polymerase sigma factor, producing the protein MPAQREVRATATAADTDFAEFVRIALPGLLRYGHALTGNPHDAADLVQTVLEKVGSRWLGRRAFCDEPLAYVRKAMANAHVSLWRRTRRESLVAELPDNAFEQFDRLDNEPLWQALRGLPPRQRAVIVLRYYEGLSEAEIAETLGISKGTVKSQASKALVTLRSSLEGR
- a CDS encoding DUF952 domain-containing protein produces the protein MILHICSRDEWEAAEQEGALVPASLDEVGFVHCSDFGTVHLPAEAVFAGRDDLLLLVIDPAALDAPVRWEAGVPPHPAGIWFPHVYGPVNVGAVVAAMEFPRTAEGGFRLPKELAEL
- a CDS encoding DUF5926 family protein; this translates as MSRRTAVKRAARTTATADGINPRQACPCGSGKRYKACHGMAGGPADVMVARPFEGLAAEPELIALREFVPSATAPLTLAEPHDRSVTLATVLPMAAAALVRADGTAFVGLQVQTRSGDLSRDLARAIRWVLTAEPGDALPVVGVDDGSEPGRLQDVLKVDEPLLPTLHEDFAWWLPEDTQPTGDVALSLERANAAIMPSARLAGAGLNAAYWVDAGDKAHLRWVRPEPEEQLLKAMARLAARDELHLGEGSRYAGSFRAHGLLVPVWDLDSELHVREWEPGAEALGSRLDAALAVDSQLTDAERRALDGLRGRQVTLR
- a CDS encoding glycerophosphodiester phosphodiesterase, with amino-acid sequence MRPEIVAHRGASEHRAEHTRAAYELALQQGADGLECDIRLTRDGHLVCVHDRTVNRTSTGRGVVSTLTLAKLAELDFGQWHHELPESADDLMHEPIGQPSADLRERGLLTLDDLLGLLKDSPKHVKLFIETKHPVRYTGLVEAKLVAQLRRHGLSTPVSKEESRVVVMSFSRMAVRRVRQQAPKLPTVLLLDRFQPGLRGGALPDWADITGPGVHLLREDPDYVARCAEQGHDTYCWTVDEPADIDLCRRAGVRYLATNAPAHTRRHLESGPSATVAQSLPGE
- a CDS encoding cytochrome P450, with the protein product MTTFDPKDPAFIADPYPVFAQMRAEGEVHRHADFGLPVTLSHAASAAVLRHRGLGRIWSDAKPVDAFAAFNLLHRNSLLENEPPTHTRLRRLVSGAFGRGHIERLRPWIGELAGRLVDDVVAHIDADGDADLLELVAAPLPVEVIAELLGVPTEDRALLQPWSNTIVKMYEFGLPEEQRARAEQAAAEFVGYLRELIALRRKNPGSDLVSDLVAETDADGGKLTEDELVATAVLLLMAGHEATVNVIGNGVLALMRHRDQWQRLVDDPGLLATAVEELIRFDSPLQLFERTATTEVEIAGVTLRPGDKIAALLGAAARDPLVFAQPDVLDIGRSPNPHLGFGAGIHYCVGAPLARIEVSATLQALAQRLPKLELAAEPVRRAEFVIRGLSSLRLTSN
- a CDS encoding DUF4328 domain-containing protein, with product MAGRWQWVATPPPQPGASRSVPRRPLPYTGPPSYPVPPRWGFPQLSWRWPVSLGRKAKPKPLDQLRMLARNLVATLWVTTAALGVAVVGEGWRYVLLILSRSGALSRTVVAFSDALVVTAGVVSGLAALASLVLAVLWVLRARDVASVVSGQRPARSVRDVLIGLLVPGLNLAVAGSVLAELEHAAARKPVDQRPSPSRLLLLWWIAWVAGELLFAVVWLVTIFGTSVQALANGVELHLLADLVAAFVAGSGALFVSRVTQLLEPVDPATVHRLRVVKVADAPEPPLRAVRTVASPR
- a CDS encoding rhodanese-like domain-containing protein, yielding MMPQEVPTTSVDQVPVDAVLLDVREDDEWAAGHAPQAIHIPLGELAERIGEVPQDSGEVYVVCRMGGRSARATMYLNQSGWDAVNVAGGMQVWHQQGLPLVAAEGVVPEVI
- a CDS encoding SigE family RNA polymerase sigma factor, which produces MVANRDDGFADFFTSRFDSARRMAHALCGNWLEAEEIAQTAFVSMYGRWNKVRIDSADAYLHTVLTRAFLDTKRRGRRREQVMAEPPEVVVEQDTSSVEDRPSLLKALQEVPARQRAVLVLRFIEDLSVEEVADALGCTTGTVKSQTSRGLATLRKAYGAVTGLLQAAG
- a CDS encoding sodium/solute symporter codes for the protein MGINALACVSIAIIVLGTFYLGYHGSRSANTTRDFLVARRRVSVHQNAAAIAGEFLSAASFIGIVGLVLKNGPDELWYAIGFTAGYLALLLFVAAPLRRSGAYTLPDFVEARLGSRGLRGVAAVITVAIGYIYLIPQLQGAGLTLNSVLPWAPDWLGMVVVTVVVVVNVLSGGMRAITLVQAFQYWVKLFAIAVPAFVLCVVFAGGGPPDGQQSLAADGPPMFTRDTTVTLEQSVKLRVEHPVRLPAVHGWVNGQRVDGPAVWGVSRQDIGPKTQLTFSAGSAVPMVDGAVQSNADWLRPQSGGLPELFDTYSLIFATFLGILGLPHVLARFYTNPDGRSARRTTLHVLLLLGTFYLFPALLAALSRIYEPQLLVTGKTDAAVLLLPSAMVPGIVGQILGAVVAAGAFAAFMSTSSGLLVSLAGVVSTDVSRGRVRDFRWSTVLVVVAPLVGALLLRSNDVSLGVGMALAMAASTFCPVLMLGIWWRGLTWVGAGAGMVLGGTLVALALIGNIVSGYTGNWAPAVLQQPALITVPAAFITMIIVSKATHRRRPEDVNRIMLRLHAPDPLGFTRDRDVLRFGDGQTDGRHRRLAIRPRLRSRRSSSTA